Proteins encoded in a region of the Flavobacteriales bacterium genome:
- a CDS encoding D-tyrosyl-tRNA(Tyr) deacylase, with amino-acid sequence MRVVIQGVSEASVSIDGQIYSQIQQGLLILLGIEHSDTEQDVEWLSKKIANLRIFADENNQMNKSVIDVKGQLLVVSQFTLHAKTKKGNRPSFIEAARPEVAIPLYQAFIKRLSEDSQSQVLTGQFGANMQVNLCNDGPVTLLIDSKNKE; translated from the coding sequence ATGAGAGTAGTCATACAAGGTGTTTCGGAGGCTTCAGTCAGTATAGACGGTCAGATTTATAGTCAGATTCAACAAGGTTTACTCATTCTATTGGGTATAGAACATTCGGATACGGAACAAGATGTTGAATGGCTCAGTAAAAAAATAGCCAACCTCCGTATTTTTGCCGATGAGAATAATCAGATGAATAAATCTGTTATTGATGTCAAGGGGCAATTATTGGTAGTCAGTCAATTTACTTTACATGCCAAAACTAAAAAAGGCAATAGACCTTCATTTATTGAGGCGGCACGTCCAGAGGTTGCTATACCTCTTTACCAAGCCTTTATAAAACGCTTGAGTGAAGACTCCCAAAGCCAAGTTCTGACTGGCCAATTTGGAGCTAATATGCAAGTTAATTTGTGTAACGATGGCCCTGTAACCCTACTAATCGATTCAAAAAACAAAGAATAA
- the metH gene encoding methionine synthase → MKKSIEDILQERILVLDGAMGTMIQPYDLQESDFRGQRFIDHPCNLKGNNDLLSLTRPDIIKTIHAEYFEAGADIIETNTFSGTSIAQADYQLEGSVYDINFQSAKIAKEVATEFTAKDPQKPRFVAGAIGPTNRTASLSPDVNNPAFRAVSFDELKVAYAQQVSALIDGGVDILLVETVFDTLNCKAALFAIEEVFESKAYRLPIMVSGTITDASGRTLSGQTAQAFLTSIAHIPLLSVGFNCALGASAMKPHIKDLSDQSDFYVSAYPNAGLPNEMGGYDESPQAMASQLETFVKDGLVNIVGGCCGTTPEHIQAFADMVKKYPPRPKKKQVPYLKLSGLEPLVYTSETNFLNVGERTNVTGSPRFRKLIKADDYETALSVARQQVEAGAQVIDVNMDDGLIEGQPAMVHFLNLIASEPDICKVPIMIDSSKWEIIESALQCIQGKGIVNSISLKDGEDAFIQRAKLVKRYGAAVIVMAFDEDGQADNYQRRIEICQRAYHLLVEKVAFPPQDIIFDPNILTVATGLEEHNNYALDFIRATQWIKDNLPLAKVSGGVSNISFSFRGNNTVREAMHSAFLYHAIKAGLDMGIVNAGMIEVYEEIPKELLERVEDVLLNRRADATERLLEFAETVKDQKKANKVNDLEWRKQSVEERLKHALVNGWIEYIEEDTEEARQQLDKPLQVIEGPLMDGMNVVGDLFGSGKMFLPQVVKSARVMKKAVAVLEPYMLEENSQSTKAGKVLLATVKGDVHDIGKNIVGVVLACNNYDIIDLGVMVPMEKILEEAQKHQVDIIGLSGLITPSLDEMVQIAKAMKHQQIDIPLLIGGATTSRVHTAVKIAPHYDKAVHVIDASRSVNVANQVSQDHYFEDLSKEYTKLRDNYLNRKTAKTYLPIDIARQNKLAIEWNKEDLYLPKKLGVEVFDTIHLEEIIPYIDWTPFFQSWELHGKFPDLLNDELIGEQAQELYADAQAMLNNIVSEKWLKAKAVIGIWPANSKDDDIHLFTDESRNEKLKEIHTLRQQTQKSVKANNLALADFIAPKDSGLSDYLGAFVCTAGLGIEEHINRFEQENDDYSSIMLKALADRLAEACTEYMHWQVRTKLWGYSHQEALDNESLIKEKYQGIRPAPGYPACPDHTQKVSIFELLNATNNIGVSLTESLAMYPAASVSGLYFSHPQSKYFGLGKIQKDQIESLAQRKGTTLEEVEKWLAPNLAY, encoded by the coding sequence ATGAAAAAGAGCATTGAGGACATTCTACAAGAGCGTATTTTAGTATTAGATGGTGCTATGGGTACTATGATACAGCCTTATGATTTACAAGAGTCAGATTTTAGAGGTCAGCGTTTTATTGACCACCCTTGTAACCTCAAAGGTAATAACGATTTATTATCGCTGACAAGACCTGATATAATCAAAACTATTCACGCCGAATATTTTGAAGCTGGTGCAGATATTATAGAAACGAATACGTTTAGTGGTACTAGCATAGCCCAAGCCGATTATCAATTGGAAGGTAGTGTTTATGATATCAATTTTCAATCCGCTAAGATTGCCAAAGAAGTGGCTACAGAATTTACTGCCAAAGACCCACAAAAACCTCGTTTTGTAGCTGGTGCTATTGGTCCTACTAACCGAACTGCCTCTTTATCTCCTGATGTCAATAATCCTGCCTTTAGAGCAGTAAGTTTTGATGAATTAAAGGTGGCCTATGCTCAACAGGTGAGTGCCTTAATAGATGGTGGGGTTGATATTTTATTAGTGGAAACCGTTTTTGATACCCTCAATTGTAAAGCGGCTTTGTTTGCTATTGAAGAAGTGTTTGAAAGCAAGGCATACCGATTGCCCATTATGGTATCTGGCACCATTACCGATGCTAGTGGTCGAACACTTTCTGGTCAGACGGCTCAAGCCTTTCTAACTTCTATTGCTCATATTCCCTTACTTTCTGTGGGCTTTAACTGTGCCTTAGGGGCATCAGCTATGAAACCCCATATCAAAGACTTATCAGACCAATCTGATTTTTATGTGAGTGCTTATCCCAATGCTGGACTACCTAACGAAATGGGAGGATATGATGAATCGCCACAAGCTATGGCTAGTCAGCTCGAAACTTTTGTCAAAGATGGTTTGGTTAATATTGTTGGGGGCTGTTGTGGTACCACGCCCGAACACATACAGGCATTTGCTGACATGGTCAAAAAGTATCCTCCTAGACCAAAGAAAAAACAAGTACCTTACCTAAAACTTAGTGGCTTAGAGCCTTTGGTTTATACTTCGGAAACCAACTTTTTGAATGTGGGGGAACGTACCAACGTAACGGGTTCTCCTCGTTTTAGGAAACTCATTAAAGCCGATGACTATGAAACGGCTTTGTCGGTGGCTCGTCAACAAGTCGAGGCAGGAGCTCAAGTGATAGATGTCAATATGGACGATGGATTGATAGAAGGCCAACCAGCCATGGTGCATTTTCTTAACCTTATTGCCTCTGAACCAGACATTTGTAAAGTACCCATTATGATAGATTCTTCCAAATGGGAGATAATCGAATCGGCATTACAATGCATACAGGGAAAAGGTATTGTCAATTCTATTTCTTTGAAAGATGGCGAAGATGCTTTCATACAACGTGCCAAATTAGTGAAGCGTTATGGCGCAGCAGTTATTGTTATGGCATTTGATGAAGATGGTCAAGCCGATAATTATCAGCGTAGGATTGAAATTTGCCAAAGAGCCTATCATTTATTGGTAGAAAAAGTTGCTTTTCCCCCTCAAGACATCATCTTTGACCCTAATATTTTGACGGTAGCTACTGGCTTAGAAGAACACAACAATTATGCCCTTGATTTTATACGAGCAACGCAATGGATTAAAGACAACTTGCCACTAGCTAAAGTGAGTGGAGGTGTCAGTAATATTTCTTTTTCTTTTAGAGGCAATAATACGGTCAGAGAAGCCATGCACTCGGCCTTTTTGTATCACGCCATAAAAGCAGGTCTAGACATGGGAATTGTCAATGCTGGTATGATAGAAGTCTATGAAGAAATTCCTAAAGAATTGTTAGAACGAGTGGAAGACGTTTTATTGAATAGACGAGCTGATGCTACTGAGCGTCTTTTAGAATTTGCCGAAACCGTCAAAGACCAAAAGAAAGCGAACAAAGTCAATGACTTAGAGTGGCGTAAGCAATCGGTTGAAGAACGTTTAAAACACGCTTTGGTCAATGGTTGGATAGAATACATAGAAGAAGACACTGAAGAAGCTCGACAACAATTGGACAAACCTTTGCAAGTGATAGAAGGGCCCTTAATGGACGGCATGAATGTTGTTGGCGACTTGTTTGGTAGCGGTAAAATGTTTTTGCCACAAGTAGTCAAAAGTGCTAGAGTAATGAAAAAGGCCGTAGCTGTTTTAGAACCTTATATGCTAGAAGAAAATAGTCAATCAACAAAAGCAGGAAAGGTCTTGTTAGCTACCGTCAAAGGAGATGTGCATGACATTGGAAAAAATATTGTGGGCGTGGTCTTAGCTTGTAATAACTACGACATTATTGATTTGGGTGTTATGGTACCTATGGAAAAAATACTAGAAGAAGCCCAAAAACATCAAGTCGATATTATTGGTCTAAGTGGACTCATTACTCCTTCATTAGACGAGATGGTACAAATAGCCAAAGCTATGAAACATCAACAGATTGATATTCCCTTATTGATAGGTGGTGCTACCACTTCACGAGTGCATACGGCTGTGAAAATAGCACCCCATTATGACAAGGCTGTACACGTCATAGATGCTTCTCGTTCTGTCAATGTAGCCAATCAAGTTAGCCAAGACCACTATTTTGAAGATTTAAGTAAAGAATATACCAAACTAAGGGATAATTACTTGAATCGTAAAACAGCAAAAACCTATCTTCCTATTGATATTGCTAGACAAAATAAACTAGCCATAGAGTGGAACAAAGAGGACTTATATCTGCCCAAAAAACTAGGTGTTGAGGTTTTTGATACTATTCATTTAGAGGAAATAATTCCTTATATCGATTGGACACCATTTTTTCAAAGTTGGGAATTGCACGGTAAGTTTCCAGATTTGTTAAACGATGAGCTTATTGGTGAACAAGCACAAGAATTGTATGCCGATGCCCAAGCTATGCTTAACAACATTGTTTCTGAAAAGTGGCTTAAGGCCAAAGCCGTAATAGGAATATGGCCTGCCAATAGTAAGGATGATGACATTCATTTGTTTACTGACGAAAGTAGAAATGAAAAGCTCAAAGAAATTCATACTTTACGACAACAAACTCAAAAATCGGTCAAAGCTAACAACCTTGCATTGGCAGATTTTATCGCACCCAAAGACAGTGGTCTTTCCGATTATTTAGGGGCTTTTGTTTGTACAGCAGGTTTAGGAATAGAAGAACACATAAACCGATTTGAACAAGAAAACGACGATTACTCTAGCATTATGCTAAAGGCTCTTGCTGACCGATTGGCAGAAGCCTGTACCGAATACATGCATTGGCAAGTTAGAACTAAACTTTGGGGTTATAGCCATCAAGAAGCTTTGGATAATGAAAGTTTGATTAAAGAAAAATACCAAGGAATACGCCCAGCACCAGGTTATCCTGCTTGTCCTGACCACACTCAAAAAGTTAGCATTTTTGAACTTCTCAATGCGACCAATAACATAGGCGTTTCTTTGACGGAGAGTTTAGCGATGTATCCAGCAGCATCGGTTAGTGGTTTGTATTTCTCGCACCCTCAGTCCAAATACTTTGGCTTGGGTAAAATACAAAAAGACCAAATTGAAAGTTTAGCACAACGCAAGGGCACAACCCTTGAAGAAGTAGAAAAATGGTTAGCACCAAACCTAGCCTACTAA
- the rsgA gene encoding ribosome small subunit-dependent GTPase A → MQGVVIKSTGSWYIVKTDDGELLNCRIRGKFRMQDIKSTNPIVVGDKVLLSQEEDSFLIDELFDRKNIIVRKSVNLSKQTHILASNIDQAILVVTMQSPQTSTGFIDRFLVSAQAYGVDVVILFNKTDLYDKATLALLEERRSIYEKIGYRCLSKSTLNDDFSDIKELMKSKVNVISGHSGVGKSTLLNSIQPNLNITTQEISEQHQQGQHTTTFSEMHDLDFGASIIDTPGVRGFGLIEMDKYELGDYFVEFFKLKSDCKFNNCLHINEPKCAVKLALENGEIAPSRYKNYLNMLEQDEESFRINRYEK, encoded by the coding sequence ATGCAAGGGGTTGTTATAAAATCTACAGGAAGTTGGTATATCGTCAAAACAGATGATGGTGAATTATTGAATTGCCGTATTCGTGGTAAGTTTCGTATGCAAGACATAAAAAGTACCAATCCAATTGTGGTTGGCGATAAAGTTTTGCTCAGTCAAGAAGAAGATTCCTTTCTAATTGATGAATTGTTTGATAGAAAAAATATCATCGTCAGAAAATCGGTGAATCTCTCTAAACAAACACATATTCTAGCCTCTAATATAGACCAAGCTATTTTAGTCGTAACGATGCAAAGTCCTCAAACTTCGACGGGATTTATAGACCGTTTTTTAGTGTCTGCTCAAGCTTATGGCGTGGACGTAGTTATACTATTCAATAAAACCGATTTATACGATAAAGCAACTTTAGCTCTCTTGGAAGAAAGGCGTTCTATTTATGAGAAGATTGGCTACCGTTGTTTATCCAAAAGTACTCTAAATGATGACTTCTCAGATATTAAGGAATTGATGAAATCTAAAGTCAATGTAATTTCTGGACACTCAGGAGTGGGCAAGTCCACCTTATTAAACAGTATTCAGCCCAATTTAAATATTACTACCCAAGAAATTTCTGAACAGCACCAACAAGGACAACATACCACAACTTTTTCAGAAATGCACGACCTCGATTTTGGAGCATCTATCATTGATACGCCCGGTGTCAGAGGTTTTGGGCTAATAGAAATGGATAAGTATGAGCTAGGCGATTACTTTGTAGAATTTTTTAAGCTAAAATCAGATTGTAAGTTCAATAATTGTTTGCATATCAACGAGCCTAAATGTGCTGTTAAATTAGCTCTAGAAAATGGTGAAATAGCACCTTCTCGATATAAAAACTACCTCAATATGCTAGAGCAAGATGAAGAAAGTTTTAGAATAAACCGTTACGAAAAATGA
- a CDS encoding nucleotide pyrophosphohydrolase, with protein sequence MSIQQLQQQVDEWIKKYGVRYFNELTNMAILSEEVGEVARIMARKYGEQSFKESDNSDLGEELADVLFVLLCIANQTDVNLQESFDNKLKIKTMRDANRHLGNPKLK encoded by the coding sequence ATGTCAATACAACAATTACAACAACAGGTAGATGAGTGGATAAAAAAATACGGTGTTCGCTATTTTAATGAACTGACTAATATGGCAATACTCTCTGAAGAAGTGGGAGAGGTGGCACGAATTATGGCACGTAAGTATGGCGAACAATCCTTTAAAGAAAGCGATAATTCTGATTTAGGTGAAGAACTTGCCGATGTTCTTTTTGTGTTGCTGTGCATAGCCAATCAGACCGATGTGAATTTGCAAGAATCTTTTGATAATAAACTGAAAATCAAGACGATGAGAGATGCTAATCGTCATCTAGGAAACCCCAAATTAAAATAA
- a CDS encoding beta-ketoacyl synthase has protein sequence MQDILIISKSSVSALGHDKDSIWKKYQSKETAITMCCFNDRDTPTAKLQSETEDELQHLRKENNHYRRLDKSVLLGIMAGRQALKQSGWNNFSKVGINMGSSRGATQLFEKYHRHFIESPNDRMTPLVSPTTTLGNIASWLAFDLGTQGATLSHSITCSTALHSILNACIWIKSGTTERFIAGGSEAPLSDFTIAQMRALGIYTKNIDSEWPCSPLNDSYKSNTMVLGEGSAVFCLEKNKGQKSLAKIVGLGYATEHIKHPASLSADADCIRKSMQMALEDSRLSQVDAIVMHAPGTTQGDQAELKAIKTVFGENSPHLISTKHHSGHTFGASGGLSLDLAIDMLNKQSLIAFPYPTDIEQKNIAPKSIMVNAVGFGGNAVSIIVQKTD, from the coding sequence ATGCAAGATATACTCATCATTTCAAAATCCTCAGTGTCGGCACTTGGTCACGACAAGGATAGTATTTGGAAAAAATATCAGAGCAAAGAAACAGCCATTACAATGTGCTGTTTTAATGATAGAGATACGCCAACCGCTAAATTACAATCAGAAACGGAAGATGAATTGCAACATTTAAGAAAAGAAAATAACCATTATCGCCGATTAGACAAAAGCGTTCTATTGGGTATAATGGCAGGCAGACAAGCACTAAAACAAAGTGGCTGGAATAACTTTTCCAAGGTGGGGATTAATATGGGCTCATCAAGAGGTGCGACCCAACTTTTCGAAAAATACCACCGCCATTTTATAGAATCGCCCAATGATAGAATGACGCCTTTAGTATCTCCCACCACAACCTTAGGAAATATTGCCTCATGGCTAGCCTTCGATTTAGGTACTCAAGGAGCTACACTATCACACTCCATAACTTGTAGTACAGCCTTACACTCCATACTCAACGCTTGTATTTGGATAAAAAGTGGAACTACAGAACGTTTTATTGCGGGTGGTAGCGAAGCACCATTAAGTGATTTTACCATAGCTCAAATGAGAGCGTTAGGCATATATACCAAGAATATTGATAGCGAATGGCCATGCTCCCCACTAAATGATAGCTACAAGTCCAACACCATGGTATTGGGCGAAGGCTCAGCCGTCTTTTGTTTAGAGAAAAATAAAGGACAAAAATCATTAGCCAAAATAGTTGGTTTGGGCTATGCAACAGAACACATCAAACATCCAGCATCCTTATCAGCCGATGCTGATTGCATCAGAAAGAGTATGCAAATGGCTTTGGAAGACAGTCGTCTAAGCCAAGTCGATGCTATTGTAATGCACGCCCCTGGCACAACTCAAGGCGATCAAGCTGAGCTAAAAGCTATCAAAACAGTATTTGGAGAAAATAGCCCACACCTAATAAGCACAAAACACCATAGCGGTCATACTTTCGGAGCATCGGGCGGACTAAGTTTAGACTTAGCTATAGATATGCTCAATAAACAATCCCTTATTGCTTTCCCCTACCCAACGGATATAGAACAAAAAAATATAGCACCTAAAAGCATAATGGTAAATGCTGTAGGATTTGGAGGAAATGCCGTAAGTATTATAGTTCAAAAAACAGATTAA
- the bioA gene encoding adenosylmethionine--8-amino-7-oxononanoate transaminase encodes MSISSDDKKYIWHPFTQMKTAENPIPIVRGEGTLLIDENGKTYIDAISSWWVNLHGHAHPYISQKVSQQLDTIEHLMFAGFTHQAATTLCAKLSKHLPINQHKFFFSGDGSSAVEIALKMCIQYWKNKGIERHRILALEGGYHGETFGAMSAGAKSIFSAPFEDYLFEVEHLPFPNEEEETLTALKEKLEGGKVACFIFEPLVQGAAGMRMYSAQVLNKMIALCKQYDVLCIADEVMTGFGRTGSYFACNQLIETPDLMCLSKSLSGGALPISLTSCSQAIFDSFLGNDLSTAFLHGHSFTGNPLGCAAAIASLELLEREECQEQIKSISKSHNTFAQQIAMHPKVKNLRQCGTILAMDIVSKESGYSSDVKQLLYQHFIEDGVLLRPLGNVLYIIPPYCISHQELQTVYNSILKALEKV; translated from the coding sequence ATGAGCATTTCATCTGACGACAAAAAGTATATATGGCATCCCTTCACACAGATGAAAACTGCCGAAAACCCCATTCCTATCGTTAGAGGGGAAGGCACATTATTGATAGATGAAAATGGCAAAACATATATCGATGCTATTTCTTCTTGGTGGGTCAACTTACACGGGCATGCCCACCCCTACATAAGCCAAAAAGTGAGCCAACAACTCGACACCATAGAGCACCTTATGTTTGCAGGTTTTACCCACCAAGCAGCCACTACTCTATGTGCTAAATTAAGTAAGCATTTACCCATCAATCAACACAAATTTTTCTTTTCTGGCGATGGTTCTTCAGCTGTAGAGATAGCCTTAAAAATGTGTATTCAGTATTGGAAAAACAAAGGAATAGAACGGCATAGAATATTAGCTCTGGAAGGGGGCTATCATGGCGAAACCTTTGGTGCAATGTCGGCAGGTGCTAAAAGTATTTTTTCTGCACCGTTTGAAGATTATCTTTTTGAAGTCGAACACCTACCCTTTCCCAATGAGGAAGAAGAAACTCTTACAGCTCTTAAAGAAAAATTAGAAGGGGGTAAAGTAGCTTGTTTTATTTTCGAACCCTTGGTACAAGGTGCGGCTGGTATGCGCATGTATTCTGCTCAAGTCCTCAACAAAATGATAGCATTATGTAAGCAATACGATGTCTTATGCATTGCCGATGAAGTTATGACTGGCTTTGGTAGGACAGGCAGCTATTTTGCTTGTAATCAACTTATCGAAACTCCCGATTTAATGTGTCTTTCTAAAAGTCTTTCAGGTGGCGCTTTACCTATTTCTCTGACTAGCTGCAGTCAGGCTATTTTTGATTCATTTTTAGGAAATGACCTTAGCACAGCTTTCCTTCACGGACATTCCTTTACTGGCAATCCTCTAGGGTGTGCTGCCGCCATAGCTAGTCTAGAATTATTAGAACGAGAAGAATGTCAAGAGCAAATAAAAAGCATTTCTAAGTCACATAATACTTTTGCTCAGCAAATTGCTATGCACCCCAAAGTGAAAAACCTCAGGCAATGTGGCACCATTTTAGCAATGGATATTGTGAGTAAAGAAAGTGGCTATTCTAGTGATGTTAAGCAATTGCTTTACCAACATTTTATTGAAGACGGCGTCTTACTTCGTCCTCTAGGCAATGTCCTATATATTATCCCTCCATACTGTATAAGCCATCAAGAATTACAAACCGTTTATAATAGCATTTTGAAAGCTTTGGAAAAGGTCTAA
- a CDS encoding ATP-binding cassette domain-containing protein — MSIQVKEVSKYYGQQAALQSVSLEVKKGEIVGFLGPNGAGKSTLMKIITTYLTADEGQVEVCQENVEENPLSVRQKVGYLAEHNPLYLEMYIKEYLGFIADLYGCSKERVSDMIELTGLSPEQHKKIGELSKGYRQRVGLAAALIHEPEVLILDEPTTGLDPNQLVEIRNLIKNSGKNKTVMLSTHIMQEVEKMCNRVIIINKGKIVADEQLESLKAKKVDLESYFQQLTA; from the coding sequence ATGTCTATTCAAGTTAAAGAGGTTAGCAAGTATTATGGCCAACAAGCCGCTCTGCAATCGGTTTCTTTGGAAGTTAAGAAAGGTGAGATTGTGGGCTTTTTAGGACCTAATGGGGCTGGTAAATCTACACTAATGAAAATCATTACCACCTACTTAACTGCTGATGAGGGGCAAGTCGAGGTATGCCAAGAAAATGTGGAGGAAAACCCATTAAGCGTACGCCAAAAAGTAGGCTACTTAGCCGAGCATAACCCCTTGTATTTAGAAATGTACATTAAAGAATACTTGGGTTTTATAGCCGATTTATACGGCTGTTCTAAAGAACGTGTAAGTGATATGATAGAGCTAACTGGATTAAGTCCAGAGCAACACAAAAAAATAGGAGAATTATCTAAAGGATACCGTCAAAGAGTAGGTTTAGCAGCGGCATTGATACACGAACCTGAAGTCCTTATTTTGGATGAACCTACCACAGGATTAGACCCTAATCAGTTGGTAGAAATAAGAAACCTCATCAAAAATAGTGGTAAGAATAAAACCGTTATGTTGTCTACCCACATCATGCAGGAAGTAGAAAAAATGTGCAATAGAGTTATTATTATCAATAAAGGCAAAATTGTTGCCGACGAACAGCTCGAATCCCTCAAAGCCAAAAAGGTAGATTTAGAATCCTATTTTCAACAACTGACAGCCTAA
- the metF gene encoding methylenetetrahydrofolate reductase [NAD(P)H] has protein sequence MKITNHLKEAQETLFSFELLPPLKGQGIQSIFDAIDPLMEFKPPFIDVTYHREEHIYKSKANGLLERRAVRKRPGTVGICAAIMNKYQVDTVPHIICGGFNKEETENALIDLNFLGIDNVLVLRGDPIKSEIYFKPEEDGHAYASELLQQVSNMNKGILLEPEIAQDYKTDFCIGVAAYPEKHFEAPNMKSDLQYLKQKVDLGAEYIVTQLFFDNKKYFDFVKECRAIGIDIPIIPGIKPISTKKQLTLLPQRFHIDIPSDLSDGISQCKDNKEARQFGIEWAIEQCKELKASGVPCLHFYTMGNSDNVYKIASELF, from the coding sequence ATGAAGATAACCAACCACTTAAAAGAAGCTCAAGAGACATTATTTTCCTTTGAGTTATTACCTCCCTTAAAGGGGCAAGGCATACAATCTATTTTTGATGCTATTGACCCTCTTATGGAGTTCAAGCCTCCTTTTATCGATGTTACTTATCATAGAGAAGAGCATATCTATAAAAGCAAAGCCAATGGACTGTTGGAAAGAAGAGCTGTTCGTAAACGACCCGGAACAGTTGGTATTTGTGCTGCTATAATGAACAAGTATCAAGTAGATACCGTACCTCATATTATTTGTGGTGGCTTCAACAAGGAAGAAACCGAAAACGCCTTAATCGACCTGAATTTTTTGGGCATAGATAACGTCTTAGTATTGCGTGGTGATCCCATAAAATCTGAAATTTATTTTAAGCCAGAAGAAGATGGACATGCATACGCCAGTGAGTTGTTGCAACAAGTATCGAATATGAATAAGGGAATACTTTTAGAACCCGAAATAGCCCAAGATTATAAAACAGACTTTTGTATTGGGGTGGCTGCCTATCCAGAAAAACACTTTGAAGCTCCTAATATGAAATCAGATTTACAATATTTGAAACAAAAGGTAGATTTAGGAGCCGAATACATTGTTACTCAGTTGTTTTTTGACAATAAAAAGTATTTTGACTTTGTAAAAGAATGCCGAGCCATAGGGATTGATATTCCTATAATACCAGGTATTAAACCCATCTCAACCAAAAAACAATTGACGCTTTTGCCACAACGTTTTCACATTGATATTCCTAGCGATTTGTCCGATGGTATCAGCCAATGTAAAGATAATAAAGAGGCGCGTCAGTTTGGAATAGAATGGGCTATTGAACAGTGTAAAGAATTGAAGGCAAGTGGTGTGCCTTGTTTGCATTTTTATACCATGGGCAATTCTGACAATGTGTATAAGATAGCCTCAGAATTATTTTAG
- the bioB gene encoding biotin synthase BioB — MNKSWTTQDVLDIYNKPLMALIFEAAQVHRQNHNPLEVQISTLLSIKTGGCPEDCGYCPQAARYHTDIETNDLMSVSQVKAQALRAKANGSSRLCMGAAWRNIQNNEEFDQVLEMVKTVNGLEMEVCCTLGMMTEEQAQRLADAGLYAYNHNLDTSEEHYKEIISTRDYEDRIKTIENASKAGISVCSGGIVGMGESVEDRCDMLVTLANMNPQPKSVPINALVAVEGTPLEDQETISIWEMVRMVATTRIVMPKAVVRLSAGRTEMSDEGQALCFMAGASSIFAGDKLLTTPNPDINQDMKLFDILGIQPKEPFVDGKQPTTKESYKKCLSTRGNVKWNRPNHTIERNETAKEKAIAAKKTTA; from the coding sequence ATGAATAAGAGTTGGACAACACAAGACGTTTTAGATATTTACAATAAACCCTTAATGGCCTTGATATTTGAGGCGGCACAAGTACACCGACAAAACCATAATCCTCTTGAAGTTCAGATTAGCACTTTATTATCCATTAAAACTGGCGGTTGTCCTGAAGACTGCGGCTATTGTCCTCAAGCTGCAAGATACCATACTGATATAGAAACCAACGACTTGATGAGTGTATCACAAGTCAAAGCACAGGCCTTAAGAGCAAAAGCTAACGGTTCATCACGCTTATGTATGGGTGCGGCATGGCGTAACATTCAAAATAACGAAGAGTTCGACCAAGTCCTTGAAATGGTAAAAACAGTCAATGGTTTAGAAATGGAAGTATGTTGTACATTAGGTATGATGACTGAAGAACAAGCACAACGTTTAGCTGATGCTGGGCTTTATGCTTATAACCACAACTTAGACACTTCTGAAGAACACTACAAAGAAATTATTTCTACCAGAGATTATGAAGATAGAATAAAAACGATTGAAAATGCGTCAAAGGCAGGTATTAGTGTATGCTCAGGTGGTATCGTTGGTATGGGAGAGTCAGTAGAAGATAGATGCGATATGTTAGTCACTTTGGCCAATATGAACCCTCAACCTAAGTCTGTGCCCATCAATGCATTAGTAGCAGTAGAAGGTACACCACTAGAAGACCAAGAAACCATATCTATCTGGGAAATGGTAAGAATGGTGGCTACTACTCGAATAGTGATGCCAAAAGCTGTAGTCAGACTTTCTGCAGGAAGAACCGAAATGAGTGATGAAGGTCAAGCTTTATGCTTTATGGCTGGAGCATCATCTATCTTTGCTGGAGATAAGCTATTAACTACGCCCAACCCAGATATCAATCAAGACATGAAACTCTTTGACATTTTAGGCATACAACCTAAAGAACCTTTCGTCGATGGAAAACAACCAACTACCAAAGAAAGCTACAAGAAGTGCCTTTCGACAAGAGGTAACGTCAAATGGAATAGACCCAATCATACTATTGAACGCAATGAAACGGCTAAAGAAAAAGCTATAGCCGCTAAGAAAACTACAGCTTAA